A window of Paraburkholderia bryophila contains these coding sequences:
- a CDS encoding CDP-diacylglycerol diphosphatase encodes MPHLSLRTLSRRSVGLRAALAALTVALAATGCARLATIDSNALWKIVDLRCVPSQQATGTPGQCTTVNLDQRYAILKDIVGRSQHLLIPTDRITGIESPLVLAPHAQDYWVDAWDSRRYVEQSVKRTLPDNQLGLEINSKYRRSQNQLHIHIDCMRGDISEALAHHAKDAPGEWHWDTLDGNRYRIMRVNTLTNSGNPFRVVARDNPGEAAMATQTILVTGAGPSAEQDGWLLVNSGTEVDNGSGTAEPLLDHACRVADAH; translated from the coding sequence ATGCCCCACCTGTCACTGCGAACTCTTTCGCGCCGCAGCGTCGGCCTGCGGGCTGCGTTGGCCGCGTTGACCGTCGCGCTCGCGGCCACTGGCTGTGCACGTCTCGCCACGATCGATTCCAACGCGCTATGGAAGATCGTCGATCTGCGCTGCGTGCCGTCGCAACAGGCAACCGGCACACCGGGCCAATGCACGACCGTCAATCTCGACCAACGCTATGCGATCCTGAAGGACATCGTCGGACGGTCGCAGCATCTGCTGATTCCGACCGACCGCATCACCGGGATCGAAAGCCCGCTCGTGCTGGCGCCGCACGCGCAGGACTATTGGGTCGACGCGTGGGATTCGCGCCGTTACGTCGAGCAATCGGTCAAGCGCACGCTGCCCGACAATCAGCTCGGCCTTGAAATCAATTCGAAGTACCGGCGTTCGCAGAACCAGTTGCATATTCATATCGATTGCATGCGCGGCGATATTAGCGAGGCGCTTGCACATCACGCGAAAGACGCACCCGGCGAGTGGCATTGGGACACGCTCGACGGCAACCGCTACCGGATCATGCGCGTCAACACGCTGACGAACAGCGGTAATCCGTTCCGCGTCGTCGCGCGCGACAACCCGGGCGAAGCGGCAATGGCCACGCAAACCATTCTCGTGACGGGCGCGGGGCCTTCCGCGGAACAGGACGGCTGGCTGCTCGTGAATAGCGGCACCGAGGTGGACAACGGCAGCGGCACGGCGGAACCCTTGCTCGATCACGCATGCCGCGTGGCGGACGCGCATTGA
- a CDS encoding NADPH-dependent FMN reductase, whose protein sequence is MTSFDHQRRPLVIGIGGTTRAASSTERALGFALRGAEAAGAQTRLFGGTFLHSLPHYAPENPARTDEQLELIEAVRHADALIIATPGYHGGVSGLVKNALDTLEELRADERPYLDGRAVGCIVTAYGWQAAGSVLTSLRSIVHALRGWPTPFGAGINTLETRFDSVDTCSDPKVVDQLATVGQQAAQFALAFASHRTPVAASVPGAQNEAARNEAQPARLLHAV, encoded by the coding sequence TTGACCAGTTTCGACCATCAGCGCCGGCCACTCGTTATCGGCATCGGCGGCACGACCCGCGCCGCCTCGTCGACCGAGCGCGCACTCGGCTTTGCGTTGCGCGGCGCGGAAGCCGCCGGCGCACAAACGCGCCTGTTCGGCGGCACGTTCCTGCATAGCCTGCCCCACTACGCCCCTGAAAATCCCGCCCGCACCGACGAGCAGCTCGAACTGATAGAAGCCGTGCGCCACGCGGACGCGCTGATCATCGCCACGCCGGGTTATCACGGCGGCGTGTCCGGGCTCGTCAAGAACGCGCTGGATACGCTCGAAGAATTGCGCGCCGACGAACGTCCGTATCTCGACGGCCGCGCGGTCGGTTGTATCGTCACCGCGTACGGCTGGCAAGCCGCCGGCTCCGTGCTGACGTCGCTACGCTCGATCGTCCACGCGTTGCGCGGCTGGCCCACGCCGTTCGGTGCCGGCATCAACACGCTGGAAACGCGCTTCGACAGCGTCGACACCTGTTCGGATCCGAAAGTGGTCGATCAGCTCGCCACGGTCGGCCAGCAGGCCGCGCAATTCGCGCTGGCCTTTGCCTCGCATCGCACGCCGGTTGCCGCGTCGGTTCCCGGCGCGCAGAACGAAGCAGCACGCAACGAAGCGCAACCCGCGCGCTTGCTGCACGCGGTCTAA
- the iaaH gene encoding indoleacetamide hydrolase, producing MTWTVDEQLALTATEAIAAIQSGRLKAADYVATLLARAASLESLNALTTLDLDGALAAARRIDALPAAALAQLPLAGLPIVVKDNINTVGLQTSAGTPALEGFIPKANAPSVQRLIDAGAIVLGKANMHELAFGITSTNLATHAGPVRNPYDPTRIPGGSSGGTAAAIAARIVPAGLGTDTGGSTRIPAALTGIAGFRPSVGNGGAERRYHDPDAVVPISHTRDTVGPMARTVADIALLDGVITGSGALPDIALSGLRVGLPAPLWEGLERQVDDIARDALRRLEAAGVVFVPVAMRELDHLNGMVGGPIAIHEALDDVRAWLVANDAPVKTVAELAARIASPDVRAIYDGVLGDVLAVQYDDALNLWRPRLRAYMAATFADERLDALLFPTTRLAAAPIDDVYGSSFVSVDGGEPIDTMDAFLRNTDPASTSGIPGLSLPAGMTPGGLPVGLELDGPLGEDRRLLAIGVAFEQLLGVLPAPTL from the coding sequence ATGACATGGACCGTCGATGAACAACTCGCGCTAACCGCCACCGAAGCCATCGCCGCCATCCAGTCAGGCCGCCTCAAAGCCGCCGACTACGTGGCCACGCTGCTTGCGCGCGCGGCGTCGCTCGAGAGCCTCAATGCGCTCACCACGCTCGACCTCGACGGCGCGCTCGCCGCCGCGCGGCGCATCGACGCATTGCCGGCCGCCGCGCTCGCGCAATTGCCGCTGGCCGGCTTGCCGATCGTCGTGAAGGACAACATCAACACCGTCGGTTTGCAAACCTCGGCGGGCACACCGGCGCTCGAAGGCTTTATCCCGAAGGCGAACGCGCCCTCGGTGCAGCGTCTGATCGACGCCGGCGCGATCGTGCTCGGCAAGGCCAACATGCACGAACTCGCGTTCGGTATCACCAGCACGAACCTCGCCACGCACGCGGGCCCGGTGCGCAATCCCTACGATCCCACGCGGATTCCGGGCGGTTCGTCGGGCGGCACGGCGGCGGCGATTGCCGCGCGCATCGTGCCCGCAGGACTCGGCACCGATACCGGCGGCTCGACGCGCATTCCGGCGGCGTTGACGGGCATCGCGGGGTTTCGTCCTTCGGTCGGCAATGGTGGTGCTGAACGGCGCTATCACGACCCGGACGCCGTGGTGCCGATCAGCCATACGCGCGATACGGTCGGGCCGATGGCGCGCACCGTTGCCGATATCGCGCTGCTGGACGGCGTGATCACCGGCAGCGGCGCGTTGCCGGATATCGCGCTGAGCGGCTTGCGCGTCGGCTTGCCTGCGCCGCTGTGGGAAGGGCTCGAGCGCCAGGTGGACGACATCGCGCGCGACGCGTTGCGGCGGCTCGAGGCAGCGGGCGTGGTGTTCGTGCCGGTGGCGATGCGCGAGCTCGATCATTTGAACGGCATGGTGGGCGGCCCGATTGCAATCCACGAAGCGCTCGACGACGTGCGCGCCTGGCTCGTTGCGAATGACGCGCCGGTCAAAACCGTCGCCGAACTCGCGGCCCGCATTGCGAGCCCGGATGTCCGCGCGATTTACGACGGCGTGCTCGGCGACGTGCTTGCCGTGCAATACGACGACGCGCTGAATCTGTGGCGGCCGCGTTTGCGGGCTTACATGGCGGCGACGTTCGCCGATGAGCGGCTCGACGCGCTGCTGTTTCCGACCACGCGTCTCGCCGCAGCGCCGATCGACGACGTGTATGGCTCGTCGTTCGTCAGCGTCGACGGCGGCGAACCGATCGACACGATGGACGCGTTCCTGCGCAATACCGATCCGGCCAGCACATCGGGTATTCCGGGCCTGTCGCTGCCTGCCGGCATGACCCCGGGTGGCTTGCCGGTCGGCCTGGAACTGGACGGGCCGCTAGGTGAAGACCGGCGGCTGCTGGCGATCGGTGTCGCGTTCGAGCAGTTGCTCGGCGTGTTGCCTGCGCCGACGCTTTGA
- a CDS encoding GIY-YIG nuclease family protein produces MNTTTYLYILVFPQKNVIKIGKANDIQNRIDSLRRWWGEVNYPASYYLSIEEKSVFKLEKSLHFLLSRYSVEFNDGDGKSEIFAHDALEKAIDVIDLYASLTQSSTRLQKGIPEPIKPQSDRKKKEKYEKAAAKSDRFFNSISACADRFRKINKLIAFLMRYQSRIQFQYDIVDDHILFRVRQNHARNHHASLSVASLFSFGVEDFDVRIGMNCCSAVGVGDVVQYRINLIRQDADSFSHPYLVYLCSQAERMLAHLPKRSLATLDEIPIVDDAGVTSSIFDEWRDDR; encoded by the coding sequence ATGAACACGACAACCTACCTGTACATCCTTGTTTTTCCGCAAAAAAACGTGATAAAAATCGGAAAGGCAAACGATATACAGAATCGGATAGATTCCCTCCGGCGATGGTGGGGCGAGGTTAACTACCCGGCCTCATACTATCTTTCCATCGAAGAAAAATCTGTTTTCAAGCTCGAAAAATCTCTTCATTTTCTGCTCTCCAGATACTCCGTCGAGTTTAACGACGGAGATGGAAAAAGCGAGATCTTCGCTCATGATGCTCTTGAGAAAGCGATTGACGTTATCGATCTCTACGCCTCTCTGACTCAATCTTCCACACGATTGCAGAAAGGAATTCCAGAACCCATCAAGCCGCAGAGCGACAGGAAGAAAAAGGAGAAGTACGAAAAGGCGGCCGCAAAATCTGATCGTTTCTTCAACAGCATCTCGGCTTGCGCAGACAGGTTCAGAAAGATCAACAAGTTGATCGCCTTTCTGATGCGTTACCAGTCCCGCATCCAGTTTCAGTACGATATTGTCGACGACCATATACTTTTCCGGGTTCGTCAAAATCACGCCCGAAACCACCATGCATCACTATCGGTCGCATCGCTCTTTAGTTTCGGCGTCGAAGATTTTGATGTGAGAATCGGGATGAACTGCTGTTCCGCCGTTGGTGTCGGCGATGTCGTGCAATACCGGATAAATCTGATACGGCAGGATGCAGATAGTTTTTCTCATCCCTATCTCGTCTATCTGTGCAGCCAGGCAGAGCGTATGCTGGCACACCTTCCCAAAAGGTCTCTGGCAACACTCGACGAAATTCCGATAGTCGATGATGCCGGCGTCACAAGCAGCATCTTCGACGAATGGCGAGACGATCGTTGA
- a CDS encoding TonB-dependent receptor produces the protein MKQRALALAIKRIIWAELAFSAALAGPAFAQSQPTAAGNTAATPSVNSAPPPATNPATSAATGTAKSTAANPATPSKEKVQQIKTFEVTGSLIRSADKVGFNQVQKITAKEIENSGYTNVADYLRNVSANSASSWGEGSTNSFAPGGAGIALRGLSEKYTLVLVDGQRVAPYAFAVNGTDQFFDVNTLPLNIIDRIEIVKTGAVSQYGSDAIAGVVNIITKRNFQGLELGGSYGGATQNGGGQGTTRFSILGGIGDLNSDRFNVTAALSYYKSNGFLASDRDTTQNQDFSNQPGGLSNQSPSYWHRGNGIGNVPLSPCPNGGTVVPANSNAQTYGSGGTVCQNNTAYATSLSPWTERLSAKVHADFKINDAMQAFADLWESNNTTNTNNFVGRLSSSTQTYNPATGGVNLISNVVPASNPYNPFGVPTQLRYAFPATQSVRTSSNFWRAATGVKGSFTTPGIGDWDWSTAYTHSQNTVSNNFTNLLNANALTNIVQNGVFDFANPSATPNGLNGLYGSTSTQAITKLDAVDATLATPHLFTLPTGDVGLGFGAQFLHQSQYIGTGAGYVNGTYVNPSIQSVDGERNVAAVYYQVDIPLLTNLTFSQSGRYDHYSDFGGAFSPRFALRFQPVRELTMYGSYTRGFRAPTLIENTSSKTFGAQGAIDPHDPNDPGAYALREEIQAGSRNLQPERTKNYNLGFQLSPTRTTDIGFDWYKIHIDNVIGTDDIQSVVNENDPSKVIRNPNGSIAYVLLPYQNLASLDTDGFETTFRQSVATKIGTFTLSGDWTYVWHFKMPVGGVTTDFAGNNGAQNTPFGASFPRWKGNTDLNWNYQKWNATLTWVYTGPYAQAILPPGNYPGMKDGVSSYSQFNLFFSYTGIKHWTLYAGVDNIFNRAPPFDPTFMNASYQSGYDTSLYSYVGRFAQIGATYKF, from the coding sequence TTGAAACAGCGTGCATTGGCATTAGCCATAAAAAGAATAATCTGGGCCGAGCTGGCGTTTTCGGCTGCGCTCGCCGGTCCGGCATTCGCGCAGAGCCAGCCCACCGCGGCGGGAAATACAGCCGCGACACCGTCAGTCAATAGTGCTCCGCCACCGGCCACGAACCCGGCCACCAGCGCGGCCACCGGCACGGCTAAAAGCACCGCCGCCAACCCGGCGACCCCGTCCAAAGAGAAGGTTCAACAGATCAAGACCTTCGAAGTGACCGGATCGTTGATTCGCAGCGCCGACAAGGTGGGCTTCAATCAGGTTCAGAAGATCACGGCGAAGGAGATAGAAAACAGCGGCTATACCAATGTGGCCGATTACCTGCGCAACGTGTCGGCCAATTCGGCCAGTAGCTGGGGCGAGGGATCGACCAACAGCTTCGCACCCGGCGGCGCGGGCATCGCGTTGCGCGGCCTCAGCGAGAAGTACACCCTGGTGCTGGTCGACGGGCAGCGCGTCGCGCCCTACGCATTCGCCGTCAACGGTACCGATCAGTTTTTCGACGTGAATACGTTGCCGTTGAACATCATCGATCGCATTGAAATCGTGAAGACCGGCGCCGTCTCGCAGTACGGCTCCGACGCCATTGCCGGTGTGGTGAACATCATCACCAAGCGCAACTTCCAGGGGCTGGAACTGGGCGGCAGCTACGGCGGAGCCACGCAGAACGGCGGCGGCCAGGGCACGACCCGCTTCAGTATCCTGGGCGGTATCGGCGATTTGAATTCAGACCGTTTCAACGTCACGGCCGCGCTCAGTTACTACAAATCGAACGGCTTTCTGGCCTCCGACCGCGATACGACGCAGAACCAGGACTTCTCGAATCAGCCCGGCGGCCTCTCCAACCAGTCGCCGTCGTACTGGCACCGCGGCAACGGTATCGGCAACGTGCCGCTGAGCCCTTGCCCCAACGGCGGCACGGTCGTGCCGGCCAATTCCAACGCGCAGACTTATGGTTCCGGAGGCACCGTCTGCCAGAACAATACCGCCTACGCGACCTCCCTTTCGCCGTGGACCGAACGCCTGAGCGCGAAGGTCCACGCCGACTTCAAGATCAACGACGCGATGCAGGCGTTTGCCGATCTGTGGGAAAGCAACAATACGACCAACACCAATAATTTCGTCGGACGGTTGAGCTCCAGCACGCAGACTTACAACCCCGCCACCGGTGGCGTCAATCTGATCTCGAACGTGGTGCCGGCGAGCAATCCCTACAACCCGTTCGGTGTGCCGACGCAGCTTCGCTACGCGTTCCCCGCCACGCAGTCGGTTCGCACGAGCTCCAATTTCTGGCGCGCCGCAACCGGCGTCAAGGGCTCGTTCACGACCCCCGGCATTGGAGACTGGGACTGGAGCACCGCGTATACGCATTCGCAGAATACGGTGTCGAATAACTTTACGAACCTGCTCAACGCGAATGCGCTGACCAACATCGTTCAGAACGGCGTGTTCGACTTCGCCAATCCGTCCGCCACGCCGAACGGCCTGAACGGCTTGTACGGCAGTACGTCGACGCAGGCGATCACCAAGCTCGACGCGGTCGATGCCACGCTGGCGACACCTCACCTGTTCACGCTGCCCACCGGCGACGTCGGGCTGGGTTTCGGCGCCCAGTTCCTGCACCAGAGCCAGTACATCGGCACCGGCGCGGGCTATGTGAACGGTACCTACGTCAATCCGTCGATCCAGTCCGTCGACGGTGAACGCAACGTGGCCGCGGTCTACTACCAGGTCGATATCCCGCTGCTGACGAACCTGACCTTCAGCCAGTCCGGGCGCTACGATCACTACAGCGATTTCGGCGGTGCGTTCTCGCCGCGTTTCGCGCTTCGCTTCCAGCCGGTTCGTGAATTGACGATGTACGGGTCGTACACGCGCGGCTTCCGCGCGCCGACACTGATCGAAAACACCTCGTCGAAAACGTTCGGTGCCCAGGGGGCGATCGATCCGCACGATCCGAACGATCCGGGCGCTTATGCGTTGCGTGAAGAAATCCAGGCGGGCTCGCGCAATCTGCAACCGGAGCGGACCAAGAACTACAACCTCGGCTTCCAGTTGTCGCCGACACGCACCACCGACATCGGCTTCGACTGGTACAAGATCCACATCGACAACGTGATCGGCACGGACGATATCCAGTCCGTGGTGAATGAGAACGATCCGTCGAAGGTCATCCGGAACCCGAACGGTTCGATCGCGTATGTTTTGTTGCCTTACCAGAACCTGGCGTCGCTCGATACGGACGGCTTCGAAACGACGTTCCGGCAGTCAGTGGCAACCAAAATCGGCACGTTCACCCTGTCCGGAGACTGGACCTACGTCTGGCACTTCAAGATGCCGGTGGGTGGCGTCACCACCGACTTCGCCGGCAACAACGGTGCGCAGAATACGCCGTTCGGCGCCAGCTTCCCGCGCTGGAAGGGCAATACCGATCTGAACTGGAACTACCAGAAGTGGAATGCCACCTTGACCTGGGTTTATACCGGGCCTTACGCGCAAGCCATTCTGCCGCCGGGGAACTATCCCGGCATGAAGGACGGTGTGTCGTCCTATAGCCAGTTCAATCTGTTCTTCAGCTACACGGGGATCAAGCACTGGACGCTCTATGCGGGTGTCGACAACATCTTCAACCGCGCGCCGCCGTTCGATCCGACCTTCATGAACGCCAGCTACCAGTCCGGTTACGACACGTCGCTGTACTCCTATGTCGGGCGTTTTGCACAGATCGGCGCGACCTACAAGTTCTGA
- a CDS encoding molybdopterin cofactor-binding domain-containing protein, which produces MQDEKRFETYAALLARARQAEVTVEADAPMPFELQHGSMHSHSALFCEVRVNAVTGEIRVSRFLGSFDCGRIINAKTAASQFRGGIIMGLGLALMEESEFDERTGRIMNPSLADYHVPVRLDVPKIDMIWNDEADPHTPMGARRVGEIGITGVGAAVANAVFNATARRIRDLPITLDKMIG; this is translated from the coding sequence ATGCAGGACGAGAAGCGGTTCGAGACCTACGCCGCTTTGCTGGCGCGCGCGAGGCAAGCAGAAGTGACGGTCGAGGCCGACGCGCCGATGCCCTTCGAGTTACAACACGGGTCCATGCATAGCCATAGCGCGCTCTTCTGCGAGGTGCGGGTGAACGCCGTGACCGGCGAGATTCGCGTGAGCCGCTTTCTCGGCTCGTTCGACTGCGGCCGGATCATCAACGCCAAGACCGCGGCCAGCCAGTTTCGCGGCGGCATCATCATGGGCCTCGGCCTTGCGCTGATGGAGGAAAGCGAGTTCGACGAAAGAACCGGCCGCATCATGAATCCGTCGCTCGCCGACTATCATGTGCCGGTGCGTCTCGACGTGCCTAAGATCGATATGATCTGGAACGACGAAGCCGATCCTCACACGCCGATGGGCGCACGCCGCGTGGGCGAGATCGGCATTACCGGCGTGGGCGCAGCCGTCGCGAACGCGGTGTTCAACGCGACGGCCAGGCGAATTCGCGATCTTCCCATTACGTTGGACAAGATGATCGGCTAG
- a CDS encoding fatty acid desaturase, with product MAFYLDDTQRKNLTRLATSWTWRTQWPTWALIVTIYSGWFGAATHARELGLPLAVALLALLSAWYMSLQHELLHGHPTRSRLVNAGLGFAPLAVWFPYGIYRDSHLQHHDDAHLTHPERDPESYFVNSLVWQRAGWAIRALLTFRNTFIGRLLVGPAFSISATGVDALAKIRRGDWRDVPVWFAHVAALAALTLWLRSCCGIPAWVFIVGVGYGALSLGSIRSFQEHRVAQAPEHRTVINEASWFWRLLFLNNNYHLVHHDLPHVPWFALRGVYETSRRQYIRRSGGFLVNGHSEWMRQHMFAAVAHPAHGDFSTNIHVVPAARPAAADAANSGSVTYDVNPAR from the coding sequence ATGGCGTTTTACCTCGACGATACGCAGCGCAAAAACCTCACCCGACTTGCAACGAGCTGGACATGGCGCACGCAATGGCCAACATGGGCACTGATCGTCACGATTTATAGCGGATGGTTCGGCGCGGCTACTCACGCGCGTGAGCTTGGTTTGCCGCTCGCCGTCGCACTGCTCGCTTTGCTCAGTGCGTGGTACATGTCGCTGCAGCATGAACTGTTGCATGGTCATCCAACCCGTTCGCGCCTGGTCAACGCAGGGCTCGGCTTTGCGCCGCTGGCCGTGTGGTTTCCGTACGGCATCTATCGGGATTCGCATCTCCAGCATCATGACGATGCGCATTTGACGCATCCGGAACGCGATCCGGAAAGCTACTTCGTCAATTCATTGGTGTGGCAACGCGCGGGGTGGGCGATTCGCGCGCTGCTGACATTCCGGAATACGTTTATCGGCAGATTGCTGGTTGGGCCGGCGTTTTCTATTTCAGCGACCGGTGTGGATGCGCTCGCCAAAATCAGGCGCGGTGATTGGCGCGATGTGCCGGTGTGGTTTGCGCACGTCGCTGCGTTGGCTGCTTTAACGCTGTGGTTGCGGAGTTGCTGCGGAATACCGGCGTGGGTGTTTATTGTCGGTGTGGGCTACGGCGCGTTGTCGCTGGGTTCGATTCGCTCGTTTCAGGAACATCGTGTCGCGCAGGCTCCCGAACACCGCACGGTGATTAACGAAGCATCGTGGTTCTGGCGGTTGCTGTTTCTGAACAATAACTACCACCTGGTGCATCACGATTTGCCGCATGTGCCGTGGTTTGCGCTGCGAGGGGTCTATGAGACGTCGCGTCGGCAATACATCAGGCGCTCGGGGGGCTTTCTGGTTAACGGCCACAGTGAATGGATGAGGCAACATATGTTCGCTGCTGTAGCTCATCCGGCGCATGGCGATTTCTCCACTAACATCCATGTCGTTCCCGCAGCAAGACCTGCTGCTGCCGACGCCGCAAACAGCGGTTCCGTCACATACGACGTCAACCCCGCCCGATAG